A window of the Fusarium poae strain DAOMC 252244 chromosome 3, whole genome shotgun sequence genome harbors these coding sequences:
- a CDS encoding hypothetical protein (BUSCO:25763at5125): MRRLSPVETLKPGARVTVTTATAAAVAAAVTLRRLPLLPHRPLILQGRQTWTSTTSSNINNSQSSTLNRRRYPKSCCALAISPTSKVAITSVCHHRFNLSDAMASASAFSAYHGPTAVASQHTVTALGRWSILNHALPVVDKIKALHVYDFDNTLFKTPLPNPQLWNGPTIGTLSNQETFVNGGWWHDSRILAATGKGIEVEEKRAWEGWWNEKIVDLVRLSMQQKDALCVLLTGRSEKGFAELIQKMVTAKGLEFDMIGLKPSVSPTNQKFQSTMHFKQLFLGGLMETYKQAEEIRVYEDRPKHTKGFRDFFAEFNRQQNTARTRGPILAEVIQVADCSTTLDPVIEVAEIQHMINIHNELVSKQSPRQRQHRLRIKKTVFFTGYMIGPEDTKKLIKLAHIPPNMPQHELKYHGNNILICPRPCPASILEKVGGMGSKMQWEVVGTSCFDHSIWAAQLRPIPQNAKYHTDNPSPLVVLALRKGARPMDAGKIQNWQPISPEQSFTFETVVGEKVILRIEPDDPREDAYESLFANKTSKRKHNGDEDWNQRNTNNHFSGRSESRGYHSGSRGGRGRGNRGRGNARGGRGGRGRGGGYNYRSLDDVDPRNQQGGYGQQVDYDDSYPPLSKGNNPPVSAPSGPSQGNFGGRNQAPRGPAGAQGRPMGGHAANNSSDLQNYY; the protein is encoded by the exons ATGCGGCGTCTGTCGCCTGTAGAAACGCTGAAGCCTGGGGCCCGTGTAACGGTAACTACAGCTACCGCTGCCGCTGTCGCCGCAGCAGTTACCCTGCGCCGGCTCCCGCTCCTACCCCACCGGCCCTTGATTCTACAGGGTCGACAAACTTGGACCTCAACTACATCATCGAATATCAACAATTCACAATCATCAACACTCAATCGCCGCCGGTACCCAAAAAGCTGCTGCGCGCTCGCTATTTCGCCTACCTCAAAGGTAGCGATCACCTCAGTCTGCCATCACAGGTTCAACCTCTCAGACGCCATGGCCTCGGCCTCGGCCTTTAGCGCATATCATGGCCCTACTGCCGTCGCGTCGCAACACACCGTCACGGCTTTAGGGCGATGGTCTATTCTGAATCACGCTCTCCCAG TCGTCGATAAAATCAAAGCTCTTCACGTCTACGATTTCGACAACACCT TATTCAAAACCCCTTTACCAAACCCCCAACTCTGGAACGGCCCAACGATCGGAACATTATCAAACCAAGAAACATTTGTTAATGGCGGGTGGTGGCATGACAGTCGCATCCTCGCCGCCACCGGCAAAGGCATCGAGGTTGAGGAGAAGCGCGCATGGGAAGGCTGGTGGAACGAAAAGATAGTTGATCTTGTTAGGCTGAGCATGCAACAGAAGGATGCTCTCTGCGTGCTGCTCACAGGTCGCTCAGAGAAAGGCTTCGCCGAGTTGATACAGAAAATGGTGACTGCCAAGGGGTTGGAGTTTGACATGATTGGCCTCAAACCTTCCGTTAGTCCGACGAACCAGAAATTTCAGAGCACCATGCACTTCAAGCAGCTCTTCCTTGGGGGCCTGATGGAAACGTACAAACAAGCAGAAGAGATCCGGGTCTACGAGGACCGACCAAAACACACCAAAGGCTTCCGCGACTTTTTTGCAGAGTTCAACCGTCAACAGAACACTGCGCGAACAAGAGGTCCAATCTTAGCCGAAGTTATCCAAGTGGCTGATTGCTCAACGACCCTGGACCCTGTTATCGAGGTGGCAGAGATTCAGCACATGATCAACATTCACAACGAGCTGGTTTCCAAACAATCCCCAAGACAGCGCCAACACCGACTCAGGATTAAGAAGACTGTGTTCTTTACTGGCTACATGATTGGGCCCGAGGACACCAAGAAACTCATCAAGCTCGCCCACATACCTCCTAACATGCCGCAACATGAGCTTAAGTACCATGGCAACAATATCCTCATCTGCCCTCGTCCGTGTCCCGCTAGTATCTTGGAGAAGGTCGGTGGAATGGGTAGCAAGATGCAGTGGGAAGTTGTCGGTACGTCTTGTTTTGATCACAGTATCTGGGCAGCGCAGTTACGACCTATTCCCCAGAATGCCAAGTACCATACCGATAACCCTAGTCCTTTGGTTGTCTTGGCACTGAGAAAGGGAGCCCGACCAATGGACGCAGGGAAAATACAGAACTGGCAACCCATATCACCAGAACAGTCGTTTACTTTTGAAACCGTGGTTGGCGAAAAGGTCATTCTACGCATCGAGCCGGATGATCCGCGGGAGGATGCCTATGAGAGTCTATTCGCCAACAAGACATCGAAGCGGAAGCACAATGGTGACGAGGACTGGAATCAAAGGAACACCAACAACCATTTTAGTGGACGTAGTGAGTCCCGTGGCTACCATTCAGGGAGCCgtggaggacgaggacgaggcAACCGTGGCCGTGGTAATGCTAGGGGCGGTCGCGGAGGCCGCGGTAGAGGAGGAGGCTACAACTACCGATCCCTCGACGATGTTGATCCTAGAAACCAGCAGGGCGGCTACGGGCAACAGGTGGATTATGATGACTCCTACCCGCCGCTCAGCAAGGGTAACAACCCCCCAGTATCAGCACCCAGCGGTCCCAGCCAAGGAAACTTTGGCGGCCGAAATCAGGCGCCCCGCGGTCCTGCAGGCGCACAGGGGCGGCCTATGGGTGGCCATGCAGCTAATAACAGCTCAGATTTGCAGAATTACTATTAG
- a CDS encoding hypothetical protein (BUSCO:9994at5125): MFRQRTSSQKPGDELLANFRQQFPDLAAVSTSSTAPGISQTTGAENAPGLPLPERHNLSQDAFRDQDPTPRATNDPWRFTPSLLDPNSMSFASFANAPPGYYTPTPGGNNTLFHPQAGDLHTPTMGLGMGLNTPLSMPTSGDSMHPGAAQPVMDMSGFHALQPHQFHHFNPFIQAPPPQPTFAPSSFVHQDTGYETMDQDGSPMDSDPSEERMSSIGATLHKTTPMMSLQSRQFSTGHMSHPLPASAEKFRFHSTLNAPTAMIKHADEIPVTYLNKGQAYSLSVADTNATMPITPGIKYRTFVRVSFEDEQQRQRPGVCWGLWKEGRGTNEAHQRGGKLQAVEYVEAGQPAEGDDKRTRVELESSSFDGFCVTWTPGINGPPEVNIAVRFNFLSTDFSHSKGVKGIPVRLCAKTHPIPCDPSQPAADANPEICYCKVKLFRDHGAERKLSNDVAHVKKSIDKLKQQIAQAESGLKDFGKRKRSSGAAKIGEPQRPGKVQKHKRTWSMSSASSAGGGARVNMEEDLHFKLQTLQDMFTSTRPVSVLFLKGDEPDDPDLHPVSLPGDISPLTKPGEGPNWQARSGRSSAAGSMISPSPSSLSLVSQASGIGAGNQWKNFDSVSGGEISRKGSEQPTRINKGDDDGSLSGWIEALGVDSSYRPPQDRSPKPVACFYIQQRSSNDSRNAGYHRAIYLMQRTLQELNDRIAAKWGIDSSRILRTIHSIQSGLEVEIDDDVVQELKEGQDMTLEIQEVSGQSAVKREWEMAVDTVENVTEPNDKSQSGFVLRLTF, translated from the exons ATGTTTCGACAAAG GACGAGCTCTCAAAAGCCGGGGGATGAGCTATTAGCAAACTTTCGACAGCAGTTCCCCGACCTTGCTGCAGTTAGCACCTCGTCTACAGCGCCAGGTATCTCGCAAACTACCGGTGCAGAAAACGCTCCCGGCCTACCTCTACCTGAGCG ACACAATCTTAGTCAAGATGCATTCCGCGACCAAGATCCAACTCCGAGGGCTACCAACGATCCTTGGAGGTTTACGCCCTCTCTTTTAGACCCTAATTCTATGTCTTTCGCTAGCTTTGCCAACGCACCTCCTGGGTATTACACTCCCACCCCTGGAGGCAACAATACTCTGTTCCATCCCCAGGCTGGTGACTTACACACGCCCACGATGGGCCTGGGTATGGGCTTGAATACGCCTCTTTCTATGCCTACGTCAGGCGACTCCATGCACCCAGGCGCAGCTCAACCAGTTATGGACATGTCTGGCTTCCACGCATTGCAACCGCATCAGTTCCACCATTTTAATCCCTTCATTCAAGCACCTCCGCCCCAGCCAACATTTGCACCATCGAGCTTTGTGCATCAAGATACAGGTTACGAGACCATGGACCAAGATGGGTCGCCGATGGACTCGGATCCTTCAGAAGAGCGCATGTCTTCCATCGGCGCCACCCTTCACAAAACCACCCCCATGATGAGTCTGCAATCACGGCAATTTTCAACTGGCCATATGTCTCATCCTCTCCCTGCATCAGCTGAGAAGTTTAGATTCCATTCGACTCTAAATGCCCCTACAGCTATGATCAAACATGCTGATGAAATTCCTGTTACATATCTTAACAAGGGACAGGCTTACTCGCTTTCTGTTGCTGATACCAATGCCACTATGCCTATTACGCCTGGTATCAAATATCGTACCTTTGTGCGTGTTTCTTTTGAAGACGAGCAACAACGACAACGGCCAGGTGTCTGCTGGGGTCTTTGGAAGGAAGGCAGAGGCACCAATGAGGCTCATCAAAGAGGCGGAAAGCTCCAAGCAGTTGAATATGTGGAGGCAGGTCAGCCAGCTGAAGGCGACGACAAGCGAACTCGTGTGGAGCTAGAGTCTTCTTCCTTCGACGGCTTCTGCGTTACATGGACGCCTGGCATTAACGGCCCTCCCGAGGTCAACATCGCAGTCCGCTTCAACTTTCTCTCCACCGATTTCAGTCACTCAAAAGGTGTCAAGGGTATTCCCGTAAGGCTCTGCGCAAAGACTCACCCTATCCCTTGCGATCCCTCACAGCCAGCCGCCGATGCCAATCccgaaatctgctactgcaAGGTCAAGCTTTTCCGCGATCATGGTGCAGAGAGAAAGCTTTCGAATGATGTGGCACATGTCAAAAAGTCTATCGATAAGCTTAAACAGCAAATCGCGCAGGCTGAAAGTGGCTTAAAAGATTTTGGCAAACGAAAGCGGTCCAGCGGCGCAGCGAAGATTGGAGAGCCGCAACGACCTGGCAAAGTACAGAAGCATAAGCGAACATGGTCCATGTCTTCCGCAAGTTCTGCTGGGGGTGGCGCAAGAGTGAATATGGAGGAAGACTTACACTTCAAGCTTCAAACTCTGCAGGACATGTTTACCAGTACACGCCCTGTCAGTGTATTATTTCTCAAGGGTGACGAACCCGACGACCCTGATCTACACCCAGTATCTCTTCCTGGTGATATCTCACCCCTGACCAAGCCAGGCGAAGGTCCCAACTGGCAAGCCAGAAGTGGACGAAGCTCCGCCGCAGGTTCCATGATATCGCCTTCGCCTAGTTCTTTGTCACTGGTATCGCAGGCGTCCGGCATTGGCGCAGGCAATCAATGGAAGAATTTTGACTCAGTGTCAGGCGGTGAAATCTCACGCAAAGGCTCTGAGCAACCCACAAGAATTAACAAGGGCGACGATGATGGCAGCCTCAGTGGGTGGATCGAGGCCCTAGGCGTTGACTCGTCCTATCGACCACCACAGGATCGCAGCCCGAAGCCCGTGGCCTGTTTTTACATTCAACAACGAAGCTCGAACGACTCGAGGAATGCTGGTTACCACCGTGCCATTTATCTGATGCAGCGCACGCTTCAAGAACTCAACGACCGAATTGCAGCCAAGTGGGGTATCGACTCTTCCCGAATCCTACGCACAATCCATTCCATTCAAAGCGGTCTTGAGGTGGAGATAGATGACGATGTGGTTCAAGAACTCAAGGAGGGCCAAGATATGACTCTTGAGATCCAAGAGGTCAGTGGGCAATCTGCAGTCAAGAGGGAATGGGAAATGGCCGTGGATACCGTCGAAAATGTCACGGAGCCTAACGACAAGTCACAAAGTGGTTTCGTCCTTCGCCTCACTTTCTGA